One window of the Acaryochloris sp. CCMEE 5410 genome contains the following:
- a CDS encoding VanW family protein — protein sequence MTASFWRTPLRLLKCRLRQSLKEMRRGYGQPYAQQQTPINSSRFNHLWSQCQTPIKQRSTANNLHQNRLINMSLAAQFVDGLILQPQQIFGFWRCIPQPTIQNGFQAGPMLIRGQLTTDAGGGLCQISTTLFGAFLAGNLEILERSNHSVDTYGDDRFFTLGQDAAVVYGYKDLVVRNLHPVPLQLRLQVDQAQLTATASLWGPTPISDAISLNSEVIQSLPAPPDGIPGWRVRTQRWVQPPESPKILTYQTEDTYQPSPL from the coding sequence TTGACGGCCTCCTTTTGGCGAACCCCACTACGACTGCTGAAGTGCCGACTGCGTCAATCCCTCAAAGAGATGCGGCGGGGCTATGGCCAGCCGTATGCGCAGCAGCAAACGCCGATAAACTCCTCCAGATTTAACCATCTCTGGAGCCAATGTCAAACCCCCATCAAGCAACGGTCTACCGCTAATAACCTCCACCAGAATCGGCTGATCAATATGAGCTTAGCCGCTCAATTCGTAGATGGCCTGATTCTTCAACCCCAGCAAATCTTCGGCTTTTGGCGATGCATCCCTCAACCGACCATTCAAAATGGCTTTCAAGCTGGCCCCATGCTGATCCGAGGACAACTAACAACGGATGCTGGCGGGGGGCTGTGCCAAATTTCTACCACCTTGTTTGGCGCTTTTCTGGCGGGCAATTTGGAGATTTTAGAACGGTCCAATCACAGTGTTGATACCTATGGCGACGATCGCTTTTTTACCCTGGGCCAAGATGCAGCCGTTGTGTATGGCTATAAGGATCTGGTCGTTCGCAATCTCCATCCCGTTCCCCTCCAGCTGCGCCTGCAAGTGGATCAAGCTCAATTGACCGCCACTGCCAGTCTTTGGGGACCAACCCCCATTTCTGACGCTATCTCGCTAAACTCTGAGGTGATCCAATCTTTACCGGCTCCCCCAGATGGCATTCCAGGCTGGCGGGTGCGCACCCAACGATGGGTCCAACCTCCTGAATCACCCAAAATCCTCACCTACCAAACCGAAGATACCTACCAGCCCTCCCCCCTATGA